Below is a genomic region from Actinomadura sp. NAK00032.
CAGGGCGTACGCGGCCCGCGGCCAGGGCAGCGGGACGCCGAGCAGCGGCGGCAGCACCAGCCAGGCGACCGACGAGCTGGCCAGCCCGGTCACCGTCCACTGCAGCCCGCGCCCCAGGTACACCGGCAGGTGCCCGGACGGCGCGATGGCCAGCAGCGGCAGCGTCCCCATGCGCCGCTCCCCGGCGAGCGAGATCACCACGATCGTGGACTCCATGCAGGCCAGCACCACGATGTTGCCGACGAGCACGTACCGCATGGTGTCCTCGTCGCCGACGTAGCGGCCCAGCAGCGCGTAGAACGTGGCCTGGCACAGCAGCCGCACCAGCCACCCGAACGTCCAGGTCCGCCACGTGTAGACGGCGCCCATCTCGGCGAACCCCAGGATGAGCGACTCCCGGGCGATGCGGAGCACGTGCCTCATGCGAACTCCACCCTCATGCGAACTCCACCATGCCCTCCCGGCGCGACCGGTCCACGTAGCGGCCCGTCAGCCACAGCCCCGCCGCCATCGCCGCCGCGCCCAGCGCGAGGACCGCCGCGACCGGCCCCGCCCAGGCGCCCGCGTCGCCGCGGACGGCGTCCCGCAGCAGTTCCGCGCTCCACGACAGGAACACGACGCGGCTGAACGGGTGCAGCCAGCCGGGCAGCGCCGCGACCGGGACGAGGATCCCGCCGAGGATGTAGAACGGGTAGCCGAGCGAGTTCTGCAGGACGTCCCGCGCCCGCGACACCACGAGCACCGCCGACAGCAGCGTGGCGGTCCCGACCGTCGCCAGGCAGGTGACGGCCACGGCGAGCGCGAACAGGGCGGGGTCGGCGATCGCCACGACCCGGCCGAAGCCGAGCGCCGCCACCAGCCACGACTCCGCGAACGCCGCGGCGCCCACCAGCACGACCATGGCGACGCGCCCGGCGACGACCGGGCCGAGCGAGACCGGGGCGGCGACCATCGGGGTGAAGCGCCCGGCCCAGCGGTCCTCGGGGACGATGCGTCCCGCGTAGTCGAGCGCGGCGACCCAGAGCCCGATCAGTCCCGGTGCCAGGACGGCGTTCGCGACGGCGTCCGGGCGGTGCGACGTCACGGTCAGCGCCAGCATCGTCGTGGTCTGCATGGGCGCGATGAGCAGGATCAGCGTGTGCTCCGGGTTGCGCCGCGACAGCGCGACCTGGAGCAGCACCGCCTGCCACATCACGCGGAGCGCGCTCATACCCGCATCCCCCGGTCGCCGACCGCGCGCAGGTAGACCTCTTCGAGGGTGGGCTCGCCGCGCCGGGCGGTGAGCACGTCGCGGTCCAGCAGCCAGGCGAGGACGCGGCGGGTGCCGTCCCGGTCGGCGGTGTGGACGCGCCAGACGGCCCCGTCCCGCCGCTCGACGTCGAGGACGTCCGGCAGCCGCGCCAGGTCCTCGGTGACGGACGGCCCGGAGTGGGTGAAGTCGACGCACTCGCGCTCGCCGAGGTACCGCCCCGCCCGCGCGGTGTCCCCGCTCAGCAGGACGCGGCCGCGGTCGATGAGCGTGACCCGGTCGCACAGCGCCGCGGCCTCGTCCATGTCGTGCGTGGCCAGCAGGAACGTGCGGCCCTCGGCGCGCAGGTCGAGGACGAGCCGGCGGAACGCCCCGGCGGCGACGGGGTCGAGCCCGGACGTCGGCTCGTCCAGGAACAGCACGCGCGGCTCGTGGAGCAGGCCCCGCGCCAGGTGCAGCCGCTGCCGCATCCCGCGCGAGAACCGCTCGACGCGGTCGTCCGCGCGCTCGGCGAGGCCGACCCGCTCCAGCAGGGCGTCGGCGCGGGCGCGCGTGGTGCGGGCGTCGAGCCTGTAGAGGGCGCCCCAGAACAGCAGGTTCCGCCGGGCGGACAGCCGGTCGTAGAGGCCCCGGTCGCCGCCGAGGACGAGCCCGACCAGCGACCGGACGGCGCGCGTGTCGGCGACGACGTCGCGGCCGAGGACCCGCGCCGATCCGCCCGAGGGCAGCAGCACGGTGGAGAGGATCTTGACGAGGGTGGTCTTGCCCGCCCCGTTCGGCCCGAGCAGCCCGTGGATCTCGTTCTGCTCGATGGCCAGGGTCAGGTCGTCGAGGGCGACGACGGGGTCCTGCCGGCCGCGCTTGTAGACGCGGCGCAGCCCGGATGTGCGCACGGCGGCTTCCATGCCTTCGACCGTCGCCGTAAGGAGGGGGCCCGGGCCATAAGGAGCCGGCTTATCTTCCCGGCGGGGCTTCTCCGCGGATCCGCTAGGCGAGGCCGCGGTCGCGGGCGGCGGCGGCCGCCTCGCCGCGCGAGGAGACGCCGAGCTTGGCGAGGATGTGCGAGACGTGGACGCTCGCGGTCTTGGGGGAGATGACCAGCTCCTCGGCGATCTCCCGGTTCGTCCGGCCCCGTGCCAGCAGCCGGACGACCTCCGCCTCGCGCGCGGTGAGCGGCCCGCCGGACGGCCCGGCGAGGCCCGCGCGGCGGGCGCGTTCGCCGACGCGGCGGGCCAGCGGCGCGGCGCCGAGCCGGGCGGCGATCGCGGCGGCGCGGTCGAGCCGGGCGGCGGCGCTCGCGCGGTCCCCGGCGGCCAGGT
It encodes:
- a CDS encoding ABC transporter permease — translated: MSALRVMWQAVLLQVALSRRNPEHTLILLIAPMQTTTMLALTVTSHRPDAVANAVLAPGLIGLWVAALDYAGRIVPEDRWAGRFTPMVAAPVSLGPVVAGRVAMVVLVGAAAFAESWLVAALGFGRVVAIADPALFALAVAVTCLATVGTATLLSAVLVVSRARDVLQNSLGYPFYILGGILVPVAALPGWLHPFSRVVFLSWSAELLRDAVRGDAGAWAGPVAAVLALGAAAMAAGLWLTGRYVDRSRREGMVEFA
- a CDS encoding ABC transporter ATP-binding protein translates to MEAAVRTSGLRRVYKRGRQDPVVALDDLTLAIEQNEIHGLLGPNGAGKTTLVKILSTVLLPSGGSARVLGRDVVADTRAVRSLVGLVLGGDRGLYDRLSARRNLLFWGALYRLDARTTRARADALLERVGLAERADDRVERFSRGMRQRLHLARGLLHEPRVLFLDEPTSGLDPVAAGAFRRLVLDLRAEGRTFLLATHDMDEAAALCDRVTLIDRGRVLLSGDTARAGRYLGERECVDFTHSGPSVTEDLARLPDVLDVERRDGAVWRVHTADRDGTRRVLAWLLDRDVLTARRGEPTLEEVYLRAVGDRGMRV
- a CDS encoding ABC transporter permease; the encoded protein is MRHVLRIARESLILGFAEMGAVYTWRTWTFGWLVRLLCQATFYALLGRYVGDEDTMRYVLVGNIVVLACMESTIVVISLAGERRMGTLPLLAIAPSGHLPVYLGRGLQWTVTGLASSSVAWLVLPPLLGVPLPWPRAAYALPVVLLILACSYGYGCALAGIALRLRGVEWLVLNVAYGIVMTFGGVNVPVEVWPAPLEFAAHALPVVHGLEAVRGILDGAPAGRVLRLLGTEALVGGCWYAVAALSMDRLVSVGRRDGSLDYAG